The segment CGCAAGATCATCATCCTGCTGACCGATGGCGACACCGAAGACGGCATGTGCGGCGGCAACTATGACGTCAGTTACACACCGAACGTCTACTGGACCAATGCCTATTACGGCATGCTGGACATGGAGTCGCACTGTGACAATGGTGGCGTACTAAACCAGGCGATGCTTGATGAAGCCCAGCTCGCCAAGGACGCTGGAATCGAGATCTTTGCCGTACGCTATGGCAATTCGGATTCCACAGATGTGACGCTCATGAAGCAGGTGGCTTCGAGCAAGGCTGGCACGGATGATCATTTCTATGATGCCCCGTCGCCCTACGACATTGACGACATATTCAAGAAGATCGGGCGTCAGCTCGGTTGGAGACTGCTCAACTAGGAGCGGTCGGGAGAAATTGCCATGCGGCATCGGGCAGAGACCAGCTTGGCGGCACATTGCAGGGCTCGCCGTGGCGAACAGGGGACCAGCGTGCTGGAGTTTGCCCTGGTCCTGCCCGTGCTGCTGGCCATGATCTTCGGCATTGTGGAATTGGGATACATCTACTTCGCCCGCGCGACCGTAGGCAAGGCCGCCCAGGTGGCGGTCCGCTATGCGGTGACTGGAAACGGAGACGATGATGGAACACGCCTGACCAAGGTCATTGAAGAGGCGCAGCGGATCATTGAAGTCCTACCCGGCAGCGCTACGGTCACGGTCAGCAGTTGGGAAACCTATACCGGAGCCACGGGTACCGGCCGCATCAATGATGCCGGTGCTCCCTGCGAACTGGTACAGGTGGAGGTACGCTACCCGTATGAAGCACTGACCCCCATCATAGGGGATCTGGTACCCGATGACATGGTCCTGACAGGCAGAGAGCGAATGGTCAACGAGCCATGGCTCCCCTGCAACTGAATCGGCGGCCCGCAAGGGCCGCCGATGGATTCAAAAACGGGCTAAGCCATTCCGTTTTTCAAATTCTTCAGGAACTCACTGCGGCTCTGCACCGCCTGAGTGAACTCTTCATACGTAAAGTCGGAAACATCCTTTTCCAGGCCACGCAGGCGAAGGAAATGATTGGTGAAAGTCAAAACAGACCCGGGATACAAGGCCTTGCGCAGTTCCGCAGGGCTGCGCACGGCGTGAAACGGCTTGTTCAACCCGGCCATCAAATCGATATTGGCCTTGCCTTCGCCTTCCTGAATAAACCCCAGGATATTGAATTTCTTGACCTGATCACGGAAGGACTCGGGCAAACCGCCCTTTGAAAGTACTTCCTTGGCGGGACGAAACAGATACGCCGCCTTGAACTTGGGTGTGTTGACGGCCACGGCCACAAAGCTCGTTGTCTCGCCGCGGCGCTTGTAATCCATAATCATGGCGTACAAGTCCGACGCCTGAGAATCGATGATGTACTTGGCCACAAGCGGATCAATATTGGGGGCTTCCATGTCTTTTCATACTCCTTATGCGCTGCTCGATACCCCAAACAGGGGGCGAGGAACCTCCATAGCCCGCTGGTCGGCAAAAGGAAAGCCCGGGCCTACCGCCCCGCAAGCGACCTTTGATGTACGGATTGTCCTTCAACCTGCCATCTGATATCATGATGAATACCCAATTTATAGAAAACACAGGGCCTTCCGCCCTTGTCACGGCTACGGAGAACCTCTTAGGGGAACCCTCAATGGACGCTCGCTTCAGCCTGCTCATCGCCACATCATCCGAAGACAATGCAGCGGACTTGACCCAAATTCTGGGGCAAGCGGGACTTCGACCTGCCTATACCGTAGCAACCACCCTCGACGACTTCTCCCGCGCACTGGCTGATGAACCTTGGGACATGGTGCTTTGCGACGAATGGCTAGGCGAACTCAGCTGGACCGAGGCCATGGCCATGGCCCGTGCCGAACGCCAGGACGTTCCCTTTCTCCTCCTGACGAATGAGGCCGACCCCAAAGCCGCCCTTGCAGCCATGGAAGCCGGTGCTGACGATGTGCTCATTCCTGGTGACTGGAAAACAGCCGGCACCATGACCCGAATTCTGCGCCAGGCCCGAGAGCACCGCACCCTATCCGACCGCTGGAACAAGCTGCGCAGCAATGAGCGTACCTACCGGGGCATGATCGACAACTCCGTGCTTGGCATTTTCCAATGCGCCCCGTGGGGAGACCTGATCGCCTTCAATCCTTCTTTCGCCCGCATCCTGGGCTATGAATCCGTCGAACAGTTGGACCAGACCCTTCAAGGCAACAGGCTCCTGCCCCACCTGGATCCCCAGGCTATGGAAGCCCTGTTGTTCATGGTCCGCTCCCATGACAGGGTTTCGGATTTTGAAACCATGATCACCCGTCCCGATGGCTCGCGCATCTGGGTCTCCATCAGCGCCAGGGCGATTCGCGGCGAAGAAAACGAGATTTCGGCCATCGAAGGCACCTTCGAGGATATTCAAAAGCGCAAGACCGTCGAGTCGATGATCATCCGCGCCAAACAGGAATGGGAAAAGACCTTCGACAGCGTCCCGGACATCATCCTCATTCTGGACCAGAATTTCCGGGTAC is part of the Desulfovibrio ferrophilus genome and harbors:
- a CDS encoding TadE/TadG family type IV pilus assembly protein, which produces MRHRAETSLAAHCRARRGEQGTSVLEFALVLPVLLAMIFGIVELGYIYFARATVGKAAQVAVRYAVTGNGDDDGTRLTKVIEEAQRIIEVLPGSATVTVSSWETYTGATGTGRINDAGAPCELVQVEVRYPYEALTPIIGDLVPDDMVLTGRERMVNEPWLPCN